GTCAAGCGCGAGGCGTCGGCCGCGCTCAGAGGGGTCTACGACTGCGACGTCACGGTCCAAGAGGAACAGTCGATCCCCGACGGCGCGTTCGACCGCAGCCGGAATCAGTACCGTGCCGAGCAGTTCATCGAACTCGCTAGTCGGGTCGGCACGGGGGAGAAAAACATCGGAATTACCTCCCAAGACCTCTACTACCGGCGGCGGAACTACGTATTCGGCCTCGCCTACCTGAACGGCAACGGCTCCGTGATTTCGACGCATCGACTCCAGACCTCCTCGGACGGCGGCATTACGACGAAGCCCCAATCGGAGGTGTTCGCCGACCGCGTGCGCAAGGAGGTCGTCCACGAAATCGGCCACACCCTCGGTCTCGAACACTGCGACAACAGCAAGTGCGTGATGTCTTTCTCTCCGACGGTCCGCGAAGTCGACGTCAAAGAGGAGAACCTCTGCGGGACGTGTAGCCAACTGTTGTACTGAGTCACTGACTACTCACTCGAACTGGTATTATTCACTAACTATCTCTGATTAAACTATCTATAGCTTGCCGAAACCTATTATCACGGTACTATTGCGTACTCTACGATGCTTCCCGATTTCAAATTCGTTTAATATATTCTAAAACACTATTATGTTTATTTTAGATTTTTATATTGCTACGATGGTAGCGTGCGTGTTCGTTTTGCGGTCTGCGCCCACTGATTGACCGGTTGACACCTCGTGGGAACCGGAGTGTGGCACGTTTATTATCGAACGAGAACAGGGACCCGTATGGACCAAACCGATGTCGTCAGTGCGCTTTCCGTTCGGGAGGAGACGATCCTCGAGGCGTGCGGCGACCCGCCGCTCCCCGAGATGGGCGTGATCGAGCAGGTGTGGGAGACGGACTCGATTTCCGACGACGACGTTCGAAAGCGGGCGGCCGAAGCCGCCGCGGCGCTGCCGCTCGATTCAGTGCCGAAGGGCGGCGAAATAGCGCTCGGCGTCGGCAGCCGAGGTATTGCGAACCTCCCGACGATCGTCGCCGGCGTCGTCGACGCCGTCTCCGAGGCCGGCTACGAGCCGTTCGTCTTCCCCGCGATGGGAAGTCACGGCGGCGCGACCGGCGAGGGCCAACGCGAGATGCTCGAAGAACTCGGCGTGACCGAGGAGGCGATCGGCTGTGAGATCCGCTCCAGTATGGAGGTCGTCGAGGTCGGCCGGACGCCCGAGCGCGACGTCCCCGTCGTCGCCGACGCCAACGCGGCCGCGGCCGACGGGATCGTCCCGATCAACCGAATCAAGCCGCACACCGATTTCGACGGCGTCGTCGAGAGCGGCCTCTCGAAGATGCTCGTCATCGGGATGGGCAAGCAGCGTGGCGCGAAGATCGCCCACGACTGGGCGGTCGATTGGTCGCTTCGGGAGATGATCCCCGAGATAACGGAACAACTGCTCGCGGAGCTCCCGGTCGTCGGCGGCGTCGCCATCGTCGAGGACCAGCACGACGACACGTCGATCCTCGAGGGCGTCCCGCCGAGCGGCTTTCTGGATCGCGAGGCCGAACTGCTCGAAACGGCCTACGAGATAATGCCCAAGATCCCCTTCGAGGAGGTCGACGTCGTCGTCTTCGACCGACAGGGCAAGGACATCAGCGGGCAGGGAATGGACACGAACGTCATCGGACGGCGACCGTTCGCGATCAACGAACCGGAGCCCGAGCGCCCGCGGATCAAGCGGATCTACGTGCGCGGGCTCACCGAGACGACCCACGGCAACGCGATGGGCGTCGGCTCCGCGGACGTGATCCACGAGGACATCGTCGCCGAACTCGACGCGCCGACGACGCTGATCAACGCGCTCACTGCGAGCACGATCCGCGGCGTCCGCCTCCCGCCGGTCGTCGAGACCGACCGGGCCGGGCTGGTCGCCGCGCTCTCGACGATCGGCGTGGTCGACACCGACACCGTCCGCGTCCTGCGCGCCTCCGACACGATGCGCCTCCATCGGCTCGTCGCGTCGAAAGCCCTCGTCGAGGAGGCCCGCTCCCGCGACGATTTGCGGGTCGTCACAGAGCCCTCGCCGATCGAGTTCGAAGACGGCGCGTTCGTCGACGCGTCGGCGTACGGCGACGCGCACGATAGTCGGAACACGGCGCACGAATAGGCGGACGTCGGGTTGCGCCATCGAGCGGCAGCGACGAGTCGCGAGCGGAGGTGGGTCGCAGCCGTCGGCGACTTCTCGAATTCCTTTTCGCCGCCGGATTACACCGTCTCGCCGATGACGGCGTTTCGAAGAGTGCCGACGCCCTCGTAGGTGATCTCGATCTCGTCGCCCGGTTCGATCGTTCCCGGATTAGCCGGGCTGCCGAAGGCGATCACGTCGCCCGGACGGAACGTGAACCGCCGTGAGAGGTACGAAACCACCTCGTAGGGATCGAACAGCATCAACTCGGTGTTGGCGTCTTGACGCACCTCGCCGTTGATCTCGGTTCGGATGTCGAGGTCGTAGGGCGTGACGTCCGTCTCGATCCACGGGCCGAGCGGTCCGGAGGTGTCGAAGGCCTTCCGCGCGGTTCGGCCCTGCTGGTCGAGCGCGTCGACGTCGTTCAGGACCGTGTATCCGCGGATGACATCCGGGACATCCTCGGGAGCGACGTCGCGACACCGCTCGTCGACGACGGCCGCGAGTTCTCCGGCGTACGTCAGCTCCTCGGTCCACGAGGGGTACCGAATCGGCTGTTCGGGGCCGACGAGCGAGGATTGGGGCTTGATGAAGAAATCCGGTTCCTCGGGGCGGTCGTAGTCCATCTGATCGAGCGTTTCCGCGTAGTTGCGGCCGACGCAGTACAGCGCCGAGGGCGTACACGGGTACGTGAGCGCTCCGTCGCGACCGACGGTGTACGTTCCGTCGTCGGCGACGACGGTGCCGTCCTCGTACCGCCCACTGACGGGGCCTTCTGGAGTCTGGATTCGCGCGATTCGCATACGCGGAGTGCGCGTCCGATTTGTAAAACGGCAGCGAAACCCGACCCGACGTGAGCCGAACGCCCGAGTGCGTACAACCCCCTCGATCGTGGCGCTAGCTCCCTATCGCGAGTGACGCTACCTATTCAGATATTTACTTAGACGGGTATATGATAGGAAACTTGAGAAGATATCGGAATCGGCTACTTACTCTGACACATTATTCGTCGATAAACCGCCGCTATATGCCGATTCAACCGAATTCTTTCGTCGCGACCCGCGGGAGCTTTTCATCGGTAATTCGATATTCTATCAAACGTTTAAATTTCGACAACTCCTGATTTATAGATACTATTCGTCGAGGTCGCTCGGAGTCAGGTCGGAATCGGCGTGCCGGACGACAGCGACCACTTTCTCGCCGTACCCCTCGTCTCCAACTAGTCACCGCCGAGTGCGCTACGCCGGGGTAAGCGTTGAGCCGCTCTTCGACTGGGGCAAGATACACGCTCTTTCCCCCGACGCCGCCGGCGAATGCTTCGCTGTGCGGGTCGTTCTCCGCGGCGATGCTCAGAAGTTCCCGAACGACGGTAGTTCGGTACTCGAAGACCTGTACGTAAAGCGAGAGTAGGCTCAGACGTCCACGTAGTGTTGGAACATCCGGTCGTCTTCGACCTCGATGTCGAAGAGGCGAACGGCGTTGCCGCCGAGGATTAAGTTCAGTTCCTCCTGCGGGAGATCTCGCTCCATCGCGAACTTCTCCAACTGGCGCAGGCTCGGCCCCCAGTAGTCGGACTGATGCGCCGGGAGCCCGCGGTCTGAGATCTGCTCCCAGTAGTACGGCGGGTCCTCGTTCGGCTGGCTGTGCTCGACCATAGACGCGCCCCAGTCGGTGCCCCAGAGCAGTTGGTCGATGCCGATGTTGGGGTCGTTCAGCGGCTTCTTCATCAGGTCGGCCCAGTAGAGACCGATTTCGAGGTAGACGTCGTCGAAGGAGGCCGCGACTTGGCAGCACTTGTCCACGTACTCTTCTCGCCAGCCGGCCTGCATTCCGCCGTGATCGAAGATGATCGGCACTTCGGGGTACTCGGCTTTCATCTGGCTCGCGAGCGTCGGGTCGCTCCAGTCGGGGAACAGATTGAACAGTCCGTGCGCGCCGCCGTATCCCGACACGTAGCCGGTGTGCCAGCGAACGGGGACGCCGTGGTCGGCGGCGACGTCAAAGACGTGGCGCATGTCCTTCTTCCGCTGCTTCCACTCGACCGGTTCCGTTCGGGTGGGATCGCCGCGGATGCCCTCGCCGGTCATGCGGAAGCCGTCCTGGGAGAGCCAGTAATCAAGTTCCTCGGCGGCGGCCTCCCAAGACCACTCTTCCTCACCGCGCAGCGCCTTCTTCTTCGTCTGGACGGGCGCGGCGGCCGCGATGAACTTGTCGGGGTTCTCGTCGATGATGTCCTTGTTGATCTCGTTGGTCATCCCGAAACTCGGAAGCAACACGCACATGTCGACGCCGTAGGTGTCCATGTCCCGCAGCACCCGATCGGAGTTGTCGTACACGATGACGTCGTCGTCGCCGTTGGACTCCTCGGCCGGGACGGCCATCTTCATTTTGTCCGGAAGCGTCTCGTACTGGGACTCGTCACCGTGGTCTTGGATTCGCACCGCGTGACGCTGCCCGTGGCAGTGGGTCTCGACGATAAATCGCCCTAACTTCATACGGTTGTTGTCTCGATAGAAATACAATAAACGTTTGGGTAAAACCGGGGACGACGCGGAAACGGAGACGTCGACGATTGACGGACAGTCGATTGCGGACAGTCGATTACCGACGAGCGACTGCGGACGGCTTTCGGGGCTGGAAACCGCTCCGTTCGGTTTCCGGTCAGACCGCTCGGTTTCTGGTCAGGCCGCTCAGTTTCCAGTCAGTTCGGTCCGGAGACTCATCCGGTCGAGTTTGTCACTCGACGTTCGGGGCAGCCGTTCGTCTTCGAAGAAGTACTCTCGGGGTCGTTCGAATCGAGAGAGTTTCTCGCTCTCCAGACACCACTCGTCGAGGTCATCGTCGGTCAGGTCCGGATCCGAGCGGTTGACGACGGCGGTCACTTTCTCGCCGTACTCCTCGTCGTCGAGACCGACGACGGCGGATTCGACGATCCCGGGGTGGGCGTTGAGCCGCTCTTCGATGGGCGTCGGAAAGACCTTGAGCCCCTTCGAGATGATCATGTTGTCGTCCCGGCCTTCGATGTAGAGGTATCCGTCCTCGTCCTTGTACCCGAGGTCCCCGGAGTACCACCAGCCGTTCTCGAAGGCCTCTTCTGTCTTCTCGCTGTTCCCCCACGCCCAGACCGCCGAATCGCCGCTCTTGACGATGACCTCCCCGACCTCGCGGGGATCGCAGACGTCTTCGGGGCTGCCACCGCGCTCGACAACCCGTATCTGGATCCCGAGGAGCGGTTTCCCGACGCTCTCGATCCGCTCGCCCTCGATTTCCGTCACGTCGATGTTCGTCCCGCTCGTTTCGGTGGCCGCGTACGCCTGCGAGATCGACGGACAGATGCGTTCCCTGAGGTTTTCGAGCGTCGTCGCATCGAGCGTCTCGCCCGCGGATTCGATGTTTCTGAGGCTCCCGAGGTCGTACTCGTCGAGGCGGTCGAGCCGGAGGATCTCGCGCCACATCGTCGGGACGAGAATCGCGTTCGTGATCGACCGCTCTTGGATGCACTCGACGAACCGCTCGGGGTCCCACTCGGGGAGGAAGTACGAGGTGCCGTTCGACAGCAGCGTCGGCAGCGTCGTCGAGTACCACGCCGCGAACGAGGGCGAGAACACGTTCGGGACTCTGGTCCGGCGGGAGGTCTGTTTCTTGTGCGCGAGCTTCATCGCGCGGAGGATCAACCCTCGGTTCGTGTTACACCATCCCTTCGGCTCGCCGGTCGTTCCGGAGGTCCAGATCACCGCCGCGATATCGTCGGAGCCGACGCGGACGTCCGGCTCCTCCGCCGACGTCTCGGCCGTCAGCGACGCGATCGACTGCTCGTAGTCGGTCTGCGGCTCCCCCGTCGTCACGACGGCCTGCAGATCCGTCGAGAGCTGATCGTAGACGTGCTCCTCGACGAACGACGAGCGGTCTTCGTCGAGCACGAGGACGCGCGGACGGAGCGAATCGATACACGAGCGAGTCGTCTCGGGGGACTCTCGAACGTGGAGGTTCGAGACGACACAACCTGCCTTCAGCGCACCGTTCCACAGCGTCATATGCGAGACGCTCCCTTCACAGAGGAAGGCGATCCGATCGCCTTGGCCGACGTGCTTTCGAAACCCGTTTGCGGCCCGATTACTCTGTTCGTCGAACTCGGCCCACGTCACCTCTCGCCCGTCGACGCCCTCGCCGTAGGCGACCCGGTTCGGGTTATTTTCGACGGCGATACTCGACAGTTCTCGGACAGTGGGTAGTTCCGTGTTCGGTGATGGTTGCATTATCTTCGAATGTCTTCGGTTGTGAGGCGTTCACGCGGGGATTCACCGGAACTCATCCGGCAGCGTATCGGGGTTCGTGTCTTGTGGCCACGGCGCGTCGGATTTCGTGGCCGTCGTGGGCGTGGACGGTTCAAAGCGGGCCGTTCGCACGACCCCGCGAGACGGGGACCGCTCGTCGAACGCTCGCTCATCAGATATCGACGTAGTGCTGGAACATCCGGTCGTCTTCGACCTCGATGTCGAAGAGGCGAACGGCGTTGCCGCCGAGGATTAAGTTCAGTTCCTCTTGCGGGAGGTCCTGCTCCATCGCGAACTTCCGAAGTTGTCGGAGTCCGGCACCCCAGTAGTCGGGCTGGTGTGCGGGCAGCCCTCGGCTCCCGATCTGCTCCCAGAAGGTCGGCGGGTCCTCGTTCGGCTGGCTCTTCTGCACCATCGAAGCCCCCCAGTCGTTACCCCAGAGCAGTTGGTCGATGCCGATGTTGGGGTCGTTCAGCGGCTTCTTCATCAGGTCGGCCCAGTAGAGACCGATCTCCATATACACGTCGTCGAAGGAAGCGGCGACCTGACAGCACTTCTCGACGTAGTCCTCGCGCCAGCCGGCCTGCATTCCGCCGTGATCGAAGATGATCGGCACTTCGGGGTACTCGGCTTTCATCTGGCTCGCGAGCGTCGGGTCGCTCCAGTCGGGATAGAGATTGAACAGGTGATTCCCGCCGTAGCCGGAGGCGTAGCCGGTGTGCCAGCGAACGGGGACGCCGTGGTCGGCGGCGACGTCGAAGACGTGGCGCATGTCCTTCTTTCGCTGCTTCCACTCGATCGGCTCGGTCCTCGTGGGATCGCCGCGGATGCCCTCGCCGGTCATGCAGAAGCCGTCCTGAGAGAGCCAGTAATCGAGTTCTTCGGCGGCGGCCTCCCACGACCACTCCTCCTCGCCGCGCAGCGCCTTCCGCTTCGTCTGTGCGGGGGCGGCGGCCGCGATGAACTTGTCGGGGTTCTCGTCGATGATGTCCTTGTTGATCTCGTTCGTCATCCCGAAGCCCGAGAGGAGCACGCACATGTCGACGCCGTAGGTGTCCATATCCCGCAGCACCCGATCGGAGTTATCGTAGATGACGACGTCCTCGTCGTCGTCGGCCTCGCTCTCGGGCGTGGCCAACTTCATCGCTTTCGCCAGATTCCCGTAGCTGGAATCTCCCTGCTTCTGTATGTTCACCGCGTGACGTTGGGCGTGGCAGTGCGTCTCGACGATAAACCGTCCTAACTTCATCGAACCAAATTCGGAACTCCCAGTATATAATTGTTTTATTAATCTATATGATAGAAAATCCGGGGCACCCATACATTTATTATCTATACTGAGGAATCGCTACGAAAATCTATGACTATTGTGGTCAACTCGTTGCGGAAAGTATACCAAGCGGGATCGACCGAGCACGTCGCTGTCGACGGGATCGACCTCGAAATCGGCTCCGACGAATTCTTCACGCTGGTCGGTCCCTCCGGGTGTGGAAAGTCGACGACGCTGCGCTGTATCGCCGGATTGGAAACGCCGACGAGCGGTGAAATTCTCGTCGAAGACGAAGACGTCACGCACACCGCCCCGAACAACCGCGGTCTCGCGATGATGTTCCAAGACATCGCGCTGTATCCGCACATGAACGTCATCGACAACATCGCGTATCCGCTGAAAGTTCGCGGTGTGGACAAAGAGGAGCGGTACGAGCGGGCCCGCGACGTCGCAGATCTGATGCAGATCCCCGAGCTTCTTCAGAAATACCCCGGCGAGCTCAGCGGCGGACAGCGACAACGGACGGCGATCGCGCGTACGATCGTTTACGACCCGCGCGCGTTCCTGATGGACGAACCCCTCAGCGACCTCGACGCGCAGCTCAAAGTCGAGATTCGAAAGGAGATCCAACGCGTCCACGACCGCGCGGAGAAACCGACCGTATACGTCACCCACGACCAGTCGGAGGCGCTGTCGATGAGCGATCGGATCGCGGTGATGAACGACGGGCACATTATGGGCATCGGCAGCCCCGACGAGCTGTACGAAGAGCCCGAGAACACCTTCGTCGCGGGATTCATCGGCAATCCGTCGATGAATTTCATTCCGGGAACCATCACGACCGAGTCGGAGGGGTCGGTCTCCGTGTCTATGCACGACGATTCGTTGGAGCTGGAGCTCACCGAGGACGCCCCCGAAACAGACGACGTCGAAATCGGTATCCGCCCCGAGCGCGTCGACGTCGTTTCCGACTCCAAGGCGGGGCGAATCCGCGGCACGCTCGAACTGATCGAACGGGTCGGTGACCGCCGACTCGCGACTGTCGACACCGCAGACGGCGAGATCAGAGCGCTCAACCTCGATTCCGATGATCTCCAGCAGGGCAGTACGGTCTCGGTCGCGTTCGATCCCTCCGACGTGCACCTCTTCGACGACAGTACCGGTGAAGCCCTCTGTCACCCGGTGAACTACTCTTCGACCGTGGAACCGACGAACGCGAACTGAACTCGGGATTCTGACATCCGCTCGACGAGTCCGCCCCCGACAAGTTCTATCGTGTGTTGCGACGTCCACCGACTCGGGGTCAATCGTCTGTTTTTCGGAGTGAGCGGGCCTGTACGGGTGTGACGGGCGGTACAACTGTTTCACACGGCGGCGAAAACCCTCATATTATACAATAAAGTTAAGTGGCGTGTGTTCACATACTGCGGTATGTCCATCAGAGAATCGCTAGTGTCAGGCAGGTTATACGGGTATCGCCGTGGCCTGTTCGAATCGCTCTCGAAGCGGTGGGTCTTCGTCGCATTGACCGTCGTTCCGGCACTCGCGGTGTTCGTCTTCGTCAACCTGTTCCCGATGATGTGGGCCTTCGCGGCCGCGTTCTTCGAGGTCGGTGCGTTCCAGCCGACGTGGGAGTGGACCGGACTCGAGAACTTCAGACTCGTGTTGAACGACAGTCGGTTCTGGGACAGCCTGCGGCTGTCGATCGTCTTCGCCGTCGGATCGGTCACGCTGCAGGTGATCGCGGGGACCGCTCTCGCCCTCCTGCTCAACCGGTCGTTTAGTTTTAAACGCGTCGTCCGAGCGATCGCGCTTCTCCCCTACATCGTCCCGACGGCCGTCCTCAGCTTCGTTGCGCTGTGGATGGGTAACGCCCGGTACGGAATCATCAACCAGCTGTTGGTCCAAGTGGGACTCATTCAGGAACCTCTCGCGTGGTACGGCTCGCTCGACTTGGCGATGCCCTCAGTTATCGTCACGAGCAGTTGGAAGTTCACGATCTTCGTGACGATCATCGTTCTCGCCCGGCTCCAGAGTATCCCGCCGAGTATCTACGAAGCGGCGACGGTGTCCGGTGCCTCGAAGCTCGATCGGTTCGTCGACATCACGCTCCCGAACCTGAAGGGGGTCCTGTTTATCGTCGTCCTGTTACGCGGCGTGTGGATGTTCAACAAGTACGACATCATATACATCCTGACTAACGGCGGGCCGCAGAACCAGACGATGATCGCATCGATCTACGCCTACCGGACCGCGTTCTCCGACTTCAATCTCGGGCGGGCCGCCGCGGTTTCGACGCTCCTGTTTATGCTGTTGATCGGGGCCGCAATCGTGTACTTCCACTACTTCGAGCCGTCTCAGGAGGTGCGTGTCGAATGAGCGGAAGCACGCCGAACACGCCGATGGAGTTCTGGTACAACCTCCCGTACGAGAGTCGACAGAACGTGTACAACTGGATGTTGAACCTCGTCCTCGCGATCGGACTCGTCATCGTTCTGTTCCCGATTTACTGGATGCTCGCGACGTCGTTCATCCCTCCGACGGAGCTGTTCTCCGTACCGAACCCGCTCGTTCCGACGAACGTCACGCTCGAGTCGTACACGGCGGTTTTGGACACCGACGTTCTCCTATGGTACCGGAATACGGTCATCTTCGCGGGCGGCGTCGTCACGCTGACGACTGTCGCGGCGACGCTCGGCGGCTACGGTCTGGCCCGACTGGACATTCCGTACAAGAAAACGTTCGCGCGGGTGATCCTCTTCGGCTACATGTTCCCGCCGATCCTGCTATCGATCCCGATGTTCATCTTCTGGCGACAGATCGGGATCATCAACAGCCTCCCGGGTGTCATCCTCGCACAGACCGCCACGACGCTCCCGTTCTCGCTGTGGCTGATGTGGCAGTTCTTCCAGACAGTCCCGTACTCCTACGAGGAGTCCTCGCGGGTGATCGGTTCCTCGCGGTTCCAAGCCTTCTACGAGATCGCGCTTCCGCTGGCGAAGCCGGGGATGATCGCCGTCGCGATCTTCTCCTTCGCTATCGCGTGGGGTGCGTACACGATCCCGTCGATCCTGTTGACGAACAGCTCTAACTGGGTGCTCACGCTGGGACTGTACAGCTTCACGCAGGCGGAGTCCGTCCTCTGGGGGCAGATTATGGCGGCGTCGACGCTGTTGGTCCTGCCGACGTTCTTCTTCGTGTACTACCTCCAGAAGTACATCCTCCGCGGCTTCCAAGCGACGCGGATCTGAGGCCGACTCGGACTCGGCGTTCGAGTTCTGTTCGGGTTCGGATTTCCGTTCTGGTGACACTGTTCGTCGGCACCTACTATCGGCGACCGCTCCGTCGACGACATCGAAGCCGTGCCCGGGCCCGTGGTGACCCGATAGTCTTTCTCGAACGCGATCACGGACGCAACGATCGGTGTACGTACATCACGCGAGCACACCCACCGGAAGGCGAACGGAGAGTGGACGAAGAATAAAGAGCGAGGGGCGAGGGACAAACGGGGAGAACAGTCGCGATTCGGTCAGGCCTGCGCGTCGTCGACGACCTGTTGGAGCTCTTCAGCCCGCTGATCGATCACGTCAGCGGGATCTTCACCGCGGAGGAGGACGTCGGACTCGAGGTTCCAGATCGGTTCGGAGTAGTACGCGCTCGTGTAGGGGTTCGGCGGCTCCGTCGTCCCCCCCTCCATCGTCTTATGAGTGAGCTTCGAGAACGCCTCGTCTTGGTAGACGCTGAACTGTTCGTCCGTCCACCCGGACTGGTAGATGTCGGTCGAGCGGATGCCTTCGAGGTATCGGTCGCTCTGTTTGATCGTGGGCCAGGAAGGGATGTTCTGGACCGGCGAGAGTTCGAGCAGGAGGTCCGTGAGGAACTCTTGGTTCGTCGCGTACTGAATGAACGCCTTGGCGGCTTCCGTGTTGCCTCCTTGATACGCGACGAATCCCTCGGCGCTTCCCTCTGCGGCGTCGTCGCCGCGGCCCGCCGGCATCCCCGGAACGATCTCGATGTCCTGCGCGAAGTCCCGGCCGTTTCTGATGGCCGCGTTCTTCGTTCGGATACCCGCGTACCACGTGCTGGCGACCTGCCCCGACTGGATGATGTTCTGCGTCGTCGCCCAGCCCGAGTCCTCGCCGGCGGGCGACCACTGCTGGCGCTCCGCCAAGTGATTCAGGAGTTCGATCGTCCGCTCTCGGTAGGGCTCCTCGTGGAAGTTGATCTGCACTCGGTCGTCCTGCCACTCCGTGATCGACCCGTCGTTCGTCCACAGCCACGAGAGGAACCGGACCGTCGAGGGGCTTCCGGTCATAATCGGGACGTACGTTCCGCGCACGTCGTTGTCCAACGCGTCGACTTCGCGTGCGTACTCGTTGGCCTTCTCCCACGTGTCGGGGACGACGTCCGAGAGGTCGCTCCGGTACGTGAACGTTGAGATGTTGTGGAAGAACGGGAGCATCCACCGGTTCCCCTCCACCTCGATGATGTTCTGGACGACGTCTGTCGGCTCTCCGAGCGTCTCGATCACTTGGTCGTACGCGTCGTCGAGCGGGGCGAGAACGCCTCGGTTCCGCAGGATCATCGCTTCGCCGAACGACTGGATGCTGACCTCCGGCGGATCCCCGGCTTGGATGAGCTGGACGATCCGATCGAGGCTGCTGACACCGGTCGTGACGAACTCGACCTCCATATTCGCGCCGGTCGCGTCCTCGAAGTCGGACGCGATACCCCGCCAGAGATCCTGAATGTTGTCCACTTGGGCGACCGTGATGAAGTGGATGTCCTCCCCGGACAGGTCGGGGAGGCCGTTCTCGGTGTTCGAGGTCGTCTGCCCTCCTCCACCCCCGTCCGACGATCCACCGTCGTCTCCGCCGCCGTTCGAGTCTGAGTCTCCGCCACTGGAACAGCCTGCCAGTCCGCTCATCCCCACAGCGGCAGAGCCACCGATTGCCTTGAGCGCCCTGCGTCGCGTGACGTTACGTAATTTTTCAACCATCGCCATCTATGATGATATAGAGGAAATATTAATATCTTTCTCTAAATTAGATATATATTCAAATTGTCCCTTACCGCTCAACGGGTCGCAGCAACGGTCGACTGAAGCGGATTCTCGCGTTACGATCGAGTAGCGCCGATCACAGCACACAGCGGGACCGACAGCTTGTGACGCACTGAGTTCGATATTATCCGAAAAGAGACACCGGCTTACGTCTCCTCACTTGTCCGTATCGACCGGTTACAGCGCAGCTACGACAGTAGTTCGTTAGTTCGTATCACAAACCTATCGGAGAATACCGAACACGAACTGCGAGTACCACATACGGGGTTATCTCAGAAAACGCCCTCTATAGAACATATCTATGGAAGATCTAGCCCGTGCTTTGGATGTATATTAATTATAATACTTTGCACAAGAAAACACTAAATATAGGACCGATAATTGTTCGCATATGCCAAGAGAAAACTCGTCGTACCGGATCAAAACGGCGGCCAACGTCTTCGATATTATCCGAGTCATTCACGATAACGAGGGTGCGACACTCACCGATCTCGAGGACGAAATCGAACTGGCTCGCAGCACGATTCACGATTACGTTCAGACGTTAGCCGAGATCGGCTACGTCATCAAAGACGACGGGACGTTCTACACCTCTCTCGCGTTTCTCAGTTTGGGACACAGAGCGAAGCTGATTCAAACCGCGTGGCGGCAGATCAAACCGGCGCTCGAAGAGATCGGCGACGAGACGGGAGAGAACATCTGGTTCGTCGTCGAGGAGAACGGCAAGGCCGTCTACGTGGATAACTACTCGGGCGACCGAGTCCT
This DNA window, taken from Halobellus sp. LT62, encodes the following:
- a CDS encoding archaemetzincin family Zn-dependent metalloprotease; this encodes MLVDIVPIGDLSARVKREASAALRGVYDCDVTVQEEQSIPDGAFDRSRNQYRAEQFIELASRVGTGEKNIGITSQDLYYRRRNYVFGLAYLNGNGSVISTHRLQTSSDGGITTKPQSEVFADRVRKEVVHEIGHTLGLEHCDNSKCVMSFSPTVREVDVKEENLCGTCSQLLY
- a CDS encoding DUF362 domain-containing protein, coding for MDQTDVVSALSVREETILEACGDPPLPEMGVIEQVWETDSISDDDVRKRAAEAAAALPLDSVPKGGEIALGVGSRGIANLPTIVAGVVDAVSEAGYEPFVFPAMGSHGGATGEGQREMLEELGVTEEAIGCEIRSSMEVVEVGRTPERDVPVVADANAAAADGIVPINRIKPHTDFDGVVESGLSKMLVIGMGKQRGAKIAHDWAVDWSLREMIPEITEQLLAELPVVGGVAIVEDQHDDTSILEGVPPSGFLDREAELLETAYEIMPKIPFEEVDVVVFDRQGKDISGQGMDTNVIGRRPFAINEPEPERPRIKRIYVRGLTETTHGNAMGVGSADVIHEDIVAELDAPTTLINALTASTIRGVRLPPVVETDRAGLVAALSTIGVVDTDTVRVLRASDTMRLHRLVASKALVEEARSRDDLRVVTEPSPIEFEDGAFVDASAYGDAHDSRNTAHE
- a CDS encoding fumarylacetoacetate hydrolase family protein, producing MRIARIQTPEGPVSGRYEDGTVVADDGTYTVGRDGALTYPCTPSALYCVGRNYAETLDQMDYDRPEEPDFFIKPQSSLVGPEQPIRYPSWTEELTYAGELAAVVDERCRDVAPEDVPDVIRGYTVLNDVDALDQQGRTARKAFDTSGPLGPWIETDVTPYDLDIRTEINGEVRQDANTELMLFDPYEVVSYLSRRFTFRPGDVIAFGSPANPGTIEPGDEIEITYEGVGTLRNAVIGETV
- a CDS encoding amidohydrolase family protein codes for the protein MKLGRFIVETHCHGQRHAVRIQDHGDESQYETLPDKMKMAVPAEESNGDDDVIVYDNSDRVLRDMDTYGVDMCVLLPSFGMTNEINKDIIDENPDKFIAAAAPVQTKKKALRGEEEWSWEAAAEELDYWLSQDGFRMTGEGIRGDPTRTEPVEWKQRKKDMRHVFDVAADHGVPVRWHTGYVSGYGGAHGLFNLFPDWSDPTLASQMKAEYPEVPIIFDHGGMQAGWREEYVDKCCQVAASFDDVYLEIGLYWADLMKKPLNDPNIGIDQLLWGTDWGASMVEHSQPNEDPPYYWEQISDRGLPAHQSDYWGPSLRQLEKFAMERDLPQEELNLILGGNAVRLFDIEVEDDRMFQHYVDV
- a CDS encoding class I adenylate-forming enzyme family protein, with protein sequence MQPSPNTELPTVRELSSIAVENNPNRVAYGEGVDGREVTWAEFDEQSNRAANGFRKHVGQGDRIAFLCEGSVSHMTLWNGALKAGCVVSNLHVRESPETTRSCIDSLRPRVLVLDEDRSSFVEEHVYDQLSTDLQAVVTTGEPQTDYEQSIASLTAETSAEEPDVRVGSDDIAAVIWTSGTTGEPKGWCNTNRGLILRAMKLAHKKQTSRRTRVPNVFSPSFAAWYSTTLPTLLSNGTSYFLPEWDPERFVECIQERSITNAILVPTMWREILRLDRLDEYDLGSLRNIESAGETLDATTLENLRERICPSISQAYAATETSGTNIDVTEIEGERIESVGKPLLGIQIRVVERGGSPEDVCDPREVGEVIVKSGDSAVWAWGNSEKTEEAFENGWWYSGDLGYKDEDGYLYIEGRDDNMIISKGLKVFPTPIEERLNAHPGIVESAVVGLDDEEYGEKVTAVVNRSDPDLTDDDLDEWCLESEKLSRFERPREYFFEDERLPRTSSDKLDRMSLRTELTGN
- a CDS encoding amidohydrolase family protein: MKLGRFIVETHCHAQRHAVNIQKQGDSSYGNLAKAMKLATPESEADDDEDVVIYDNSDRVLRDMDTYGVDMCVLLSGFGMTNEINKDIIDENPDKFIAAAAPAQTKRKALRGEEEWSWEAAAEELDYWLSQDGFCMTGEGIRGDPTRTEPIEWKQRKKDMRHVFDVAADHGVPVRWHTGYASGYGGNHLFNLYPDWSDPTLASQMKAEYPEVPIIFDHGGMQAGWREDYVEKCCQVAASFDDVYMEIGLYWADLMKKPLNDPNIGIDQLLWGNDWGASMVQKSQPNEDPPTFWEQIGSRGLPAHQPDYWGAGLRQLRKFAMEQDLPQEELNLILGGNAVRLFDIEVEDDRMFQHYVDI